Proteins from one Salinispora arenicola genomic window:
- a CDS encoding carbohydrate kinase family protein gives MKIAVTGSIATDHLMSFPGRFAEQFIADQLDKVSLSFLVDDLVLRRGGVAANIAFGMGQLGLRPVLVGAVGADFADYRSWLERHGVDCESVHVSEIAHTARFVCTTDTEMCQIASFYAGAMSEARNIELEPISRRAGGLDLVLVGANDPEAMLRHSTECRERGYAFAADPSQQLARMPGEEVVTLIEGADYLMTNEYEKSLLQSKASLSDEQLLDLVKVRVTTLGKQGVEIAGRGFDPIHVPIAREIRAVDPTGVGDGFRAGFFTALSWGLGLERAAQVGSLLATHALETVGTQEYQIRNDLFVKRLGESYGDAAADDIRPHLIP, from the coding sequence ATGAAGATCGCCGTGACCGGCTCGATCGCGACTGACCACCTGATGAGCTTCCCCGGCCGATTCGCCGAGCAGTTCATCGCCGACCAGCTAGACAAGGTGTCGCTCTCCTTCCTGGTGGACGACCTTGTGCTTCGACGGGGCGGGGTGGCCGCCAACATCGCCTTCGGCATGGGCCAGCTCGGCCTGCGCCCGGTCCTGGTGGGCGCGGTGGGCGCCGACTTCGCCGACTATCGCTCCTGGCTGGAGCGGCACGGCGTCGACTGCGAGTCGGTGCATGTCAGCGAGATCGCCCACACCGCCCGCTTCGTCTGCACCACCGATACCGAGATGTGTCAGATCGCCTCCTTCTATGCGGGCGCGATGAGCGAGGCGCGCAACATCGAGTTGGAGCCGATTTCCCGCCGTGCCGGCGGCCTCGACCTGGTGCTGGTCGGCGCCAACGACCCGGAGGCGATGCTGCGCCACTCCACCGAGTGCCGGGAGCGGGGGTACGCGTTCGCTGCTGATCCCTCCCAGCAGCTCGCCCGGATGCCCGGCGAGGAGGTCGTCACGCTGATCGAGGGCGCCGACTACCTGATGACCAACGAGTACGAGAAGTCGCTGCTCCAGAGCAAGGCCAGCCTCAGCGACGAGCAGCTGCTCGACTTGGTCAAGGTGCGGGTAACCACCTTGGGTAAGCAGGGTGTGGAAATCGCCGGACGGGGATTCGACCCGATTCACGTACCGATCGCCCGGGAGATCCGCGCCGTCGACCCGACCGGAGTCGGCGACGGGTTCCGGGCGGGCTTCTTCACCGCGCTCTCCTGGGGCCTCGGACTGGAGCGGGCTGCCCAGGTCGGCTCGCTACTGGCCACCCACGCGCTGGAGACAGTCGGCACCCAAGAATACCAGATCCGCAACGACCTGTTCGTCAAGCGACTCGGCGAGTCGTACGGTGACGCGGCCGCCGACGACATCCGCCCACACCTGATTCCGTGA
- a CDS encoding sulfurtransferase TusA family protein: MTTPEVIDCRGQRCPLPVITLARRLPELPVGALVRVLADDPAAAVDIPAWCRLRDQEFVGQVDGPDGPGYDVRRRR, encoded by the coding sequence GTGACGACGCCTGAGGTGATCGACTGTCGGGGGCAGCGCTGCCCGCTACCGGTGATCACGCTGGCCCGACGCCTACCCGAGTTGCCGGTGGGCGCCCTCGTCCGGGTGCTGGCCGATGATCCCGCGGCTGCGGTGGACATACCTGCCTGGTGCCGGCTTCGGGACCAGGAGTTCGTGGGTCAGGTTGACGGACCCGACGGTCCGGGATACGACGTTCGCCGTCGTCGCTGA
- a CDS encoding cysteine desulfurase family protein encodes MSTSPVYLDAASAAPLHPVARQALLAALDDGWADPQRLYTQARRARQLLDAAREAAAATLGVRPDELSFAPSGTAAAHSAVLGGLAGRRRVGSGLVHSAIEHSAVLHAADRHAAGGGAVTSVPVDRIGRIDPDAWSAALRAPGVALAALIAASHEVGTVQPVAAAGAACAAAGVPLYVDAAQVVGHGPVPVGWSLLTASAHKWGGPPGVGLLVVRKGTRWESPWPVDEREAGRVPGVVNLPAVVAAAASLRAAAADADARAARLAPLVDRIRTRVVTDVPDVEVVGDPDHRLPHLVTFSCLYVDGEALLQALDRRGFAVSSGSSCTSSTLRPSHVLAAMGVLSHGNVRVSLHRDTTEAEVERFLAELPGVVAELRAEAGVVGL; translated from the coding sequence GTGAGCACCTCTCCGGTCTACCTGGACGCCGCCTCCGCCGCACCGCTGCACCCCGTCGCACGGCAGGCGCTGCTGGCCGCGCTCGACGACGGCTGGGCCGACCCGCAACGGCTCTACACCCAGGCCCGCCGCGCACGGCAACTCCTCGACGCGGCACGGGAGGCCGCCGCGGCCACGCTCGGCGTACGGCCGGACGAACTCTCCTTCGCCCCGAGCGGTACTGCTGCCGCGCATTCGGCCGTCCTCGGCGGGCTCGCCGGACGTCGCCGGGTCGGTTCCGGCCTCGTGCACTCGGCGATCGAGCACTCAGCGGTACTACATGCCGCCGATCGACACGCGGCCGGCGGCGGCGCGGTGACGTCGGTCCCGGTGGATCGGATCGGCCGCATCGACCCGGATGCCTGGTCCGCGGCGCTTCGGGCGCCCGGCGTGGCGCTCGCCGCACTGATCGCCGCGAGTCACGAAGTGGGCACGGTGCAGCCCGTCGCCGCGGCGGGCGCCGCCTGCGCCGCGGCCGGGGTACCGCTCTACGTTGACGCAGCGCAGGTGGTCGGGCACGGGCCGGTGCCGGTCGGCTGGTCGCTGCTGACCGCGAGTGCCCACAAGTGGGGCGGGCCGCCGGGAGTCGGGCTGCTGGTGGTTCGCAAGGGCACCCGCTGGGAGTCGCCGTGGCCGGTGGACGAACGCGAGGCCGGGCGTGTCCCGGGAGTGGTGAACCTGCCGGCGGTCGTCGCGGCGGCGGCGAGCCTGCGCGCGGCTGCCGCCGACGCGGACGCGCGGGCGGCCCGACTCGCCCCCCTGGTGGATCGGATCCGTACCCGGGTGGTGACGGACGTACCGGACGTGGAGGTGGTCGGCGATCCCGATCACCGGCTCCCCCACCTGGTGACCTTCTCCTGCCTGTACGTCGACGGTGAGGCGCTGCTGCAGGCGCTGGACCGGCGGGGCTTCGCCGTCTCCTCCGGGTCGTCGTGCACGTCGTCGACGCTGCGTCCGTCGCACGTGCTGGCGGCGATGGGGGTGCTGTCGCACGGCAATGTTCGGGTCTCGCTGCACCGGGACACCACCGAGGCCGAGGTGGAACGGTTCCTGGCCGAGTTGCCGGGGGTCGTGGCTGAGCTGCGGGCCGAGGCGGGCGTGGTGGGGCTGTGA
- the ctaC gene encoding aa3-type cytochrome oxidase subunit II: MVARSSEVRSSAVRHSASPGVGGRRARGVGRLAGLGLGGAALLVLLTGCDVGATFAGFGWPQGGITPEANRMYDLWIASCIAALAVGVFVWGLIFWCVVRYRKRGNELPVQTRYNLPMEFLYTIAPILIVSVLFYYTAIVQTDVGKTSRNPDVTVEVVAFKWNWQFNYRDGQGVEANTIASVLGTSEVIPILVLPSERSIRFEETSRDVIHSFWVPEMLFKRDVFPGSIRNVFEVSELEGEGAYVGRCAELCGTYHAFMNFELRVVSPERYDRFIALKQDGQSTQEALTAIGENPYATTTEPFETRRTEANFNPDKPANGSGN; the protein is encoded by the coding sequence GTGGTCGCAAGGAGTTCGGAGGTACGGTCGTCGGCCGTACGGCACAGCGCTTCCCCGGGAGTCGGCGGGCGTCGGGCGCGGGGTGTCGGCCGGCTGGCCGGGCTCGGTCTCGGCGGAGCGGCGCTGCTGGTCCTGCTCACGGGCTGCGACGTCGGCGCCACGTTCGCCGGCTTCGGATGGCCGCAGGGAGGCATCACCCCCGAGGCCAACCGGATGTACGACCTGTGGATCGCGTCGTGCATCGCGGCGCTCGCGGTCGGTGTGTTCGTGTGGGGCCTCATCTTCTGGTGCGTCGTGCGTTACCGGAAGCGGGGTAACGAACTGCCCGTGCAGACGCGCTACAACCTGCCGATGGAGTTCCTCTACACCATCGCTCCGATTCTGATCGTCTCCGTGCTCTTCTACTACACGGCGATCGTGCAGACCGACGTGGGGAAGACCTCCCGGAACCCGGACGTCACCGTCGAGGTGGTCGCCTTCAAGTGGAACTGGCAGTTCAACTACCGCGACGGGCAGGGCGTGGAGGCCAACACGATCGCCTCGGTTCTCGGTACCAGCGAGGTCATCCCGATCCTCGTGTTGCCGTCCGAGCGGTCGATCCGCTTCGAGGAGACCAGCCGCGACGTCATCCACTCGTTCTGGGTGCCGGAGATGCTGTTCAAGCGCGACGTCTTCCCCGGTAGCATCCGCAATGTCTTCGAGGTCTCCGAGCTCGAGGGCGAGGGCGCGTACGTGGGCCGTTGCGCCGAGCTGTGCGGCACGTACCACGCCTTCATGAACTTCGAACTTCGGGTCGTCTCGCCGGAGAGGTACGACCGTTTCATCGCGCTCAAACAGGACGGCCAGTCCACGCAGGAGGCGCTGACCGCAATCGGCGAGAACCCGTATGCGACGACCACCGAACCGTTCGAAACGCGGCGTACCGAAGCGAACTTCAACCCCGACAAGCCGGCAAACGGCTCGGGTAACTGA
- a CDS encoding cytochrome c oxidase subunit 4: MKTEWRIFLIIAGFLLFATALYGGWTYGDGGQVEWVGTVALLLSFLLCLMCGGFFWFVARRIDLRPEDRPDAEIADGAGEVGFFSPGSYWPFGIALASTIAGLGLVFWQLWLLGVGLVAVILTTCGLLFEYYSGTRRTAEH, from the coding sequence ATGAAGACCGAGTGGCGCATCTTCCTCATCATCGCCGGGTTCCTGCTCTTCGCCACGGCCCTCTACGGAGGTTGGACCTACGGTGACGGTGGCCAGGTCGAGTGGGTTGGCACTGTCGCCCTGCTGTTGAGCTTCCTGCTCTGCCTGATGTGTGGCGGCTTCTTCTGGTTCGTTGCCCGGCGGATCGATCTGCGTCCTGAGGACCGACCGGACGCAGAAATCGCCGACGGCGCGGGCGAGGTCGGTTTCTTCAGCCCGGGCAGCTACTGGCCGTTCGGCATCGCACTGGCGTCCACCATCGCCGGTCTCGGCCTCGTGTTCTGGCAGCTCTGGCTACTGGGTGTCGGCCTGGTAGCGGTCATCCTCACCACCTGTGGCCTGCTCTTCGAGTACTACAGCGGTACCCGGCGCACCGCCGAGCACTGA
- the trpD gene encoding anthranilate phosphoribosyltransferase: MGERTWPQLLAALLRGDELSTADTAWAMGEIMSGSAGSAQIAGFAIALRAKGETPAEVSGLVEAMLQHAVRVELPEDLRATAVDVVGTGGDLAHTVNISTMASLVVAGAGVRVVKHGNRAASSSCGTADVLEFLGLPLDLGPEGVAACVAEAGIGFCFAARFHPGMRHAGPVRRELGVPTAFNFLGPLTNPARPRAGAVGCFDARMAPVMAAVFAARGDSTLVLRGEDGLDEFTTAAPTRVWAAQNGTVREALLDAADLGVPRATLADLRGGDVACNADAVRRLLAGETGPIRDAVLVNAAAALATQAPLDGDLTEALRTGLSRAAESIDSGAAARTLNRWIEVAHAVRPVLG, translated from the coding sequence ATGGGCGAACGGACCTGGCCGCAACTGCTCGCCGCACTGCTTCGCGGCGACGAGCTCTCCACCGCTGACACAGCCTGGGCGATGGGTGAGATCATGTCCGGCTCGGCTGGCTCGGCGCAGATCGCCGGTTTCGCCATCGCGCTACGGGCCAAGGGCGAAACCCCCGCCGAGGTGTCCGGCTTGGTGGAGGCGATGCTTCAGCACGCGGTTCGGGTCGAGCTGCCCGAGGACCTACGCGCGACCGCAGTGGACGTGGTGGGCACCGGCGGCGACCTCGCGCACACCGTCAACATCTCCACCATGGCCTCCCTGGTGGTGGCCGGTGCCGGCGTACGGGTCGTCAAGCACGGCAACCGGGCCGCCTCCTCGTCCTGCGGCACCGCGGACGTGCTGGAGTTTCTCGGCCTGCCGCTGGACCTGGGTCCGGAGGGGGTGGCGGCTTGCGTCGCCGAGGCAGGTATCGGCTTCTGCTTCGCGGCCCGGTTCCACCCCGGTATGCGCCATGCCGGTCCGGTCCGCCGGGAACTGGGCGTACCGACCGCCTTCAACTTCCTCGGCCCGCTCACCAACCCGGCCCGTCCGCGGGCCGGCGCGGTCGGCTGCTTCGACGCGCGGATGGCACCGGTCATGGCAGCGGTCTTCGCCGCCCGCGGTGACTCGACGCTCGTCCTGCGGGGCGAGGACGGGCTGGACGAGTTCACCACCGCCGCCCCCACCCGGGTGTGGGCGGCACAGAACGGCACCGTCCGGGAGGCCCTGCTCGACGCAGCCGACCTTGGGGTGCCCCGGGCCACCCTCGCCGACCTGCGCGGCGGTGATGTCGCGTGCAACGCCGACGCGGTGCGCCGCCTGCTGGCCGGTGAGACCGGGCCGATACGCGACGCCGTGTTGGTCAACGCCGCCGCCGCGCTGGCCACCCAAGCGCCCCTGGACGGTGATCTGACCGAGGCGCTGCGGACCGGTCTGTCCCGCGCGGCCGAATCGATCGACTCCGGCGCTGCCGCCCGCACCCTGAACCGGTGGATCGAGGTCGCCCACGCCGTCCGGCCAGTGCTCGGCTGA
- a CDS encoding cytochrome c oxidase assembly protein, whose translation MQRVDPISIATSVATPAATSISAPAAAATTPPPFTVTSVFTEARLDSWVTVGLVLVAGLYLYGIHRLRVSGTRWPVARAALFLGPGLGGIASVTVSGLQAYDSTLLSVDMVQHLMLSMVAPIFLALGAPITLALQALPPGPRERLLAMVHSRLARAYSHPLVAFAIFVVTPFAIYFTDLYRYTLEHAWAHGLVHAHVILAGCVFFWPLLGVDPLPGRWPHPGRALLMLLSVPLYTVLGLSIMQSSTLFGGDWHSSLGLTWADPWEDQVIAGGILWGGGEFVSVTVLAVLVGQWMRQAEREARRIDRELDRQEAHQRATGATG comes from the coding sequence GTGCAGCGCGTCGATCCAATCTCCATTGCGACCTCGGTCGCCACCCCAGCCGCGACCTCGATCTCCGCGCCGGCGGCAGCCGCGACCACCCCACCACCATTCACCGTCACCTCGGTGTTCACCGAGGCGCGGCTGGACAGCTGGGTCACCGTCGGCCTGGTGCTCGTGGCCGGACTCTACCTCTACGGCATACACCGGCTCCGGGTGAGTGGCACCCGGTGGCCCGTCGCCCGGGCGGCCCTCTTCCTCGGCCCGGGCCTCGGCGGCATCGCCTCGGTGACGGTCAGCGGGCTCCAGGCGTACGACTCGACGCTGCTGTCGGTAGACATGGTCCAGCACCTGATGCTGTCCATGGTGGCACCGATCTTCCTGGCACTGGGCGCACCGATCACGCTGGCGCTACAGGCCCTGCCGCCGGGCCCTCGCGAACGCTTGCTGGCGATGGTGCACAGCCGGCTCGCCCGGGCCTACAGCCACCCCCTGGTCGCCTTCGCGATCTTCGTGGTCACCCCGTTCGCCATCTACTTCACCGACCTGTACCGCTACACGCTCGAACACGCCTGGGCGCACGGGTTGGTCCACGCGCACGTCATCCTGGCCGGCTGCGTCTTCTTCTGGCCGCTGCTCGGGGTCGACCCACTGCCCGGCCGCTGGCCCCACCCGGGCCGGGCGCTGCTGATGCTGCTCTCCGTACCCCTCTACACCGTGCTCGGGCTCTCCATCATGCAGTCGAGCACACTCTTCGGCGGCGACTGGCACTCGTCACTCGGCCTCACCTGGGCCGACCCGTGGGAGGATCAGGTGATCGCCGGCGGGATCCTGTGGGGCGGCGGGGAGTTCGTCAGCGTCACCGTACTGGCCGTACTGGTCGGGCAGTGGATGCGCCAGGCCGAACGGGAAGCCCGTCGGATCGACCGCGAGTTGGACCGTCAGGAGGCCCACCAGCGGGCTACCGGGGCGACCGGTTGA
- the ctaE gene encoding aa3-type cytochrome oxidase subunit III, which translates to MTAAPAIDKSRIHSLTRPNMVSVGTIVWLSSELMFFAALFAMYFSIRAAAPEQWAEHTPHLNVPYATTFTVILVLSSVTCQLGVFAAEKGDVHALRRWFTITFVMGLIFVLGQLNEYRELVHEGVKINEDGYGSMFYLTTGFHGLHVTGGLVAFIIFMIRTTMGRFTPAQATSAIVVSYYWHFVDVVWIALYGMIYWLQ; encoded by the coding sequence GTGACTGCGGCCCCAGCGATTGACAAGAGCCGGATCCACTCCCTGACGCGACCCAACATGGTCAGCGTCGGGACGATCGTGTGGCTCTCCAGCGAACTCATGTTCTTCGCGGCGCTGTTCGCGATGTACTTCTCGATCCGTGCCGCGGCGCCGGAGCAGTGGGCGGAGCATACTCCGCACCTGAATGTTCCGTACGCGACGACGTTCACGGTGATCCTGGTGCTCTCGTCGGTGACCTGCCAGCTCGGTGTGTTCGCCGCCGAGAAGGGAGACGTGCACGCCCTGCGGCGCTGGTTCACGATCACCTTCGTGATGGGACTGATCTTCGTACTGGGCCAGCTGAACGAGTACCGGGAGCTGGTGCACGAGGGCGTCAAGATCAACGAAGATGGTTACGGATCGATGTTCTACCTCACCACCGGCTTCCACGGCCTGCACGTGACCGGTGGATTGGTCGCCTTCATCATCTTCATGATTCGCACGACGATGGGTCGATTCACGCCGGCGCAGGCGACGTCAGCGATCGTGGTGTCGTACTACTGGCACTTCGTCGATGTGGTGTGGATCGCGCTCTACGGCATGATCTACTGGCTTCAGTGA
- the qcrC gene encoding cytochrome bc1 complex diheme cytochrome c subunit: MTYDNDRRRGLLARLRRRPASRSRGRRRLGAAVRLLAALMLAGGAYTVFAPGVQAQDTALSGAAAEGKALFDVSCVTCHGRNAQGVEGRGPSLIGVGAASVEFQVGTGRMPMVRQEAQAPRKPEVFTDDETRQLGRYIQELGGGPEVPSGEDLSEGGNLAAGGELYRINCSQCHAFGGGGGALSSGKFAPSLKPATDRQIYAAMLSGPQNMPVFGDNQITPEQKADIIAYIQENLNHNQDPGGFNLGRYGPSTEGLAIFLVGIVALVFTTLWIAGKS; the protein is encoded by the coding sequence ATGACTTATGACAACGACCGCCGACGCGGTCTGCTGGCGCGGCTGCGTAGGCGGCCCGCGTCGCGCAGCAGGGGCCGCCGCCGACTGGGCGCCGCGGTCCGGCTGCTGGCAGCGCTGATGCTGGCTGGCGGCGCCTACACCGTCTTTGCTCCCGGCGTGCAGGCGCAGGACACCGCGTTGTCCGGTGCCGCCGCGGAGGGCAAGGCGCTGTTCGACGTGAGCTGTGTGACCTGCCATGGTCGCAACGCGCAGGGCGTCGAGGGACGCGGCCCGAGCCTGATCGGCGTCGGTGCGGCCTCCGTCGAGTTCCAGGTGGGCACGGGTCGCATGCCGATGGTCCGCCAGGAGGCCCAGGCGCCGCGAAAGCCGGAGGTCTTCACCGACGATGAGACCCGCCAGCTCGGGCGGTACATCCAGGAGCTCGGTGGCGGCCCGGAGGTGCCGTCCGGCGAGGACCTCAGTGAGGGCGGGAACCTCGCCGCCGGTGGCGAGCTGTACCGAATCAACTGCTCGCAGTGTCACGCCTTCGGTGGTGGCGGCGGCGCCCTCTCCTCGGGCAAGTTCGCGCCGAGCCTGAAGCCGGCCACCGACCGGCAGATCTACGCCGCGATGTTGAGTGGCCCGCAGAACATGCCGGTGTTCGGTGACAACCAGATCACGCCCGAGCAGAAGGCGGACATCATCGCCTACATCCAGGAGAACCTGAACCACAACCAGGACCCTGGCGGCTTCAACCTCGGCCGCTACGGCCCTTCGACCGAGGGCCTGGCGATCTTCCTGGTGGGCATCGTCGCGCTGGTCTTCACCACGCTGTGGATTGCGGGCAAGTCGTGA
- the qcrA gene encoding cytochrome bc1 complex Rieske iron-sulfur subunit — MTTTHTGHPGDRQPLDLNDPDLSRFDIVRAGAREDDIEIVHYEPQVVPGSKAERRLSRTVALFFLLTGASATAFLAIYIWWPWEYELGFGGDKWYTPLLGLTLGIALLGIGFGVLTWGKKLLPKEVSVQDRHEGAVSEQERTITGQTMLYMADELGVKRRPLLGVSLLAGLAPVGAVAAAPLVGGLISQPHKNNQMFTTGFAPTAGGQQVRLVREDGRPIRPADISAGGQLTVFPGIDHGVSNQYADSPALLIHLRDSDAQEARQANERIGHGDFMWGNYAAYSKICTHAGCPASLYEQQTNRLLCPCHQSQFLITDNAKPIFGPASRRLPQLPIVVDDEGYFVATSDYTETVGPDFWERP; from the coding sequence ATGACCACCACCCACACCGGGCACCCGGGCGACAGGCAGCCGCTCGATCTGAACGACCCGGACCTGAGCCGTTTCGACATCGTGCGGGCGGGCGCCCGCGAGGACGACATCGAGATTGTCCACTACGAGCCGCAGGTCGTGCCGGGCAGCAAGGCCGAGCGCCGGCTGAGCCGCACGGTCGCCCTGTTCTTCCTGCTGACCGGCGCTTCCGCGACCGCCTTCCTGGCGATCTACATTTGGTGGCCCTGGGAGTACGAGCTGGGTTTCGGCGGCGACAAGTGGTATACCCCGCTGCTCGGTCTCACCCTGGGTATCGCCCTGCTCGGCATCGGCTTCGGCGTCCTCACCTGGGGCAAGAAGCTGCTGCCCAAGGAGGTCTCGGTCCAGGACCGGCATGAGGGCGCGGTCAGCGAGCAGGAACGCACCATCACCGGCCAGACGATGCTCTACATGGCCGACGAACTGGGCGTGAAGCGTCGGCCGCTGCTGGGCGTATCGCTGCTGGCCGGCCTCGCGCCGGTCGGCGCGGTTGCCGCGGCACCGCTGGTAGGTGGGCTGATCTCGCAGCCGCACAAGAACAACCAGATGTTCACCACGGGCTTCGCGCCCACCGCGGGTGGCCAGCAGGTGCGACTGGTGCGCGAAGACGGCCGCCCGATCCGCCCGGCGGACATCAGCGCCGGCGGTCAGCTCACCGTCTTTCCTGGGATCGACCACGGGGTGAGCAACCAGTATGCCGACTCGCCGGCGCTGCTGATCCACCTGCGGGACTCGGACGCGCAGGAGGCCCGCCAGGCCAACGAGCGAATTGGCCACGGCGACTTCATGTGGGGCAACTACGCCGCCTACTCGAAGATCTGCACGCACGCCGGCTGCCCCGCCAGCCTGTATGAACAGCAGACCAACCGGCTGCTCTGCCCGTGCCACCAGTCGCAGTTCCTGATCACCGACAACGCGAAGCCCATCTTCGGTCCCGCCAGCCGTCGGCTGCCGCAGCTACCGATCGTCGTTGACGACGAGGGCTACTTCGTGGCGACGTCCGACTACACCGAGACCGTCGGGCCCGACTTCTGGGAGCGGCCGTGA